The following are encoded in a window of Roseimaritima ulvae genomic DNA:
- a CDS encoding efflux RND transporter permease subunit, producing the protein MSEPPRPAARRRTRTAVATLVVMLLGLPLVVWGAIGALRSTSNDPRQWLPRGFAETDRYDWFQEHFGSDEIAVVSWPGCTLDDPRVDQLATALTVSPYFDRVRSGPSVLQQLMQPPLELSRPAALRRLRGSLLGSHGQDTCLVLSTSAVGQDDRIAAVGEIERLAAARIDVSADSLRLAGPTVDAAAIDAESRRLLFQLAGFAALLSFVIASVRLRSVPMAIMVLLVAGYSTGLGLAILYFSGGEMNLLMTMLPPLIYVLSISSAVHLANYYRDAVAEPTPRDKRGPGTTPLATAVAHGWLPCSLAAVTTGIGLASLVLSKIDPIRTFGIYAAIGIVASVGVLFLFLPAALYLFPVRQTAAPAKSAKRLSGSNFIAGIARYHYVVLAGCLVVMGLGAWGLPYVKSTVRLQDRFLPSSDAIQDYRWLEQHVGPMVPLEVVIHFDKHDSQDLLQRLRTVAMVQGEIQSMDQPLATMSAINLAPRLPRGGGIADVAKRQVINRESTYQGLLATDFVAETEDEQLWRITVRAEAIGDLDYGRFAETLRQNIDPLLQQQRARGTYTGVIPLIYKAQRQLLQDLFRSFLAAFAVIAVVLVLVLRSPLAAALAMVPNLFPAVVVFGGLEWVDIPIQIGSVMTASAALGIAVDDTVHFLTWFRRGIDAGASRQAALRDAFERCAGAMLHTTLICCGGLLVFAASSFVPILHFAWLMVFLLLAALVGDLLLLPAILAGPLGRGFERRPVRRKLERLETVPAGEGG; encoded by the coding sequence ATGAGTGAACCGCCCCGTCCCGCGGCCCGCCGCCGCACCCGCACCGCGGTGGCGACCCTGGTGGTCATGCTGTTGGGCTTGCCATTGGTGGTTTGGGGAGCGATTGGGGCGCTGCGCAGCACGTCGAATGACCCTCGTCAGTGGTTGCCCCGTGGGTTTGCCGAAACGGATCGCTACGATTGGTTCCAGGAGCACTTTGGCAGCGACGAAATCGCGGTGGTCAGTTGGCCGGGTTGTACGTTGGACGATCCCCGCGTCGACCAGCTAGCCACCGCCCTGACCGTCTCGCCATATTTTGATCGCGTCCGTTCGGGCCCCAGTGTGTTGCAGCAATTGATGCAACCTCCGCTGGAACTGAGTCGCCCGGCGGCGTTGCGACGGTTGCGCGGGAGTTTGCTGGGCAGTCACGGGCAGGACACCTGTCTGGTGTTATCGACGTCGGCGGTGGGACAGGACGACCGGATTGCCGCGGTTGGTGAAATCGAGCGGTTGGCGGCGGCTCGTATCGATGTCTCCGCCGACTCGTTGCGGTTGGCCGGGCCGACCGTCGATGCCGCCGCGATCGACGCCGAGAGTCGACGTTTGCTGTTTCAACTGGCGGGCTTCGCCGCGCTGCTCTCTTTTGTTATCGCCTCGGTTCGTCTCCGCAGTGTGCCGATGGCCATCATGGTGTTGTTGGTGGCCGGTTATAGCACGGGCTTGGGGCTGGCGATTCTGTACTTCAGCGGCGGCGAAATGAACCTGCTGATGACGATGTTGCCGCCGCTGATTTATGTGTTGAGCATCTCGTCGGCGGTGCACCTGGCTAATTACTACCGCGATGCGGTGGCGGAACCGACGCCGCGCGACAAGCGCGGACCGGGCACCACACCGCTGGCCACCGCGGTGGCGCATGGTTGGCTGCCCTGTTCCCTGGCGGCTGTCACCACCGGGATTGGACTGGCCTCGTTGGTGCTCAGCAAGATCGATCCGATCCGCACCTTTGGGATCTACGCGGCGATTGGCATCGTGGCAAGCGTGGGCGTGTTGTTTCTATTCCTGCCCGCCGCGCTGTACCTGTTTCCCGTTCGCCAAACCGCAGCCCCCGCCAAGTCGGCAAAGCGGCTGTCGGGTTCAAATTTCATCGCCGGCATCGCGCGGTATCACTACGTCGTCCTGGCTGGCTGTCTGGTGGTGATGGGACTGGGCGCTTGGGGACTGCCGTACGTAAAGTCGACCGTGCGACTGCAGGACCGTTTTCTGCCCAGCAGCGATGCGATCCAAGACTATCGGTGGCTGGAACAGCATGTCGGTCCGATGGTGCCGCTGGAGGTGGTGATTCACTTCGACAAACACGACTCGCAGGATCTGCTGCAGCGGTTGCGAACGGTGGCCATGGTGCAGGGCGAAATTCAATCCATGGACCAGCCCTTGGCGACGATGTCGGCGATCAACCTGGCGCCGCGGCTGCCGCGAGGCGGCGGGATTGCGGACGTAGCCAAACGGCAAGTGATCAATCGCGAATCGACCTATCAGGGGTTGTTGGCCACGGATTTTGTCGCCGAAACGGAAGACGAACAATTGTGGCGAATCACCGTGCGGGCCGAGGCGATCGGCGATCTGGACTACGGGCGATTTGCCGAAACACTGCGGCAAAACATCGACCCCCTGTTACAACAGCAGCGCGCCCGCGGCACGTACACCGGGGTGATTCCGTTGATCTACAAAGCGCAGCGGCAATTGTTGCAGGACCTGTTCCGCAGCTTCTTGGCGGCCTTTGCCGTGATTGCCGTAGTGTTGGTGTTGGTGCTGCGAAGCCCCTTGGCGGCGGCCTTGGCGATGGTCCCCAATCTGTTTCCCGCCGTGGTCGTGTTTGGTGGCTTGGAATGGGTGGATATCCCGATTCAAATCGGGTCGGTGATGACGGCCAGTGCGGCCCTGGGCATCGCCGTCGACGACACGGTTCACTTTCTGACTTGGTTCCGCCGGGGCATCGATGCTGGTGCTTCGCGTCAAGCGGCGCTCCGCGATGCGTTTGAACGCTGTGCCGGCGCGATGCTGCATACCACGTTGATTTGTTGTGGCGGGTTGCTTGTCTTTGCCGCCAGTTCCTTTGTGCCGATTTTGCACTTCGCTTGGTTGATGGTGTTTTTGCTGCTGGCCGCTTTGGTCGGAGACCTGTTGTTGCTGCCCGCGATCTTGGCGGGACCGCTAGGCCGTGGGTTCGAACGCCGCCCGGTCCGTCGAAAGCTCGAACGGTTGGAAACGGTGCCCGCCGGCGAAGGCGGTTAA
- a CDS encoding alpha/beta fold hydrolase: MSPRRAGSRIDLSQVVDLGEGPDTILFLHGLFGTPDHWLEVMESLADRYRVIAPQLPIDPQPGRRRNGMQSISDLSSSVEQLIDDLALDNPVLCGNSLGGLVAIDICIKQPDLPRGLVLAGSAGLFERSPIRGLRAKPSKSFVRSTIAGILYDDSKVSEPLVDHWHGMLTDRDYVRFLLRVSRATRDRCVEDELSQLQLPTMIIWGREDEITPPATGEEFQRRIAGSRLSFIENCGHAPNWERPEEFAQLLDAFLPECFAAV, encoded by the coding sequence ATGAGCCCCCGGCGAGCGGGTTCGCGGATCGATCTGAGTCAGGTGGTCGATCTAGGCGAAGGTCCCGACACAATCTTGTTCTTGCATGGCTTGTTCGGAACCCCCGATCATTGGTTGGAGGTGATGGAGAGTCTAGCGGATCGATATCGCGTGATCGCTCCTCAGTTGCCGATCGATCCACAGCCTGGCCGTCGCCGCAATGGGATGCAGAGCATTTCCGACCTGAGCTCATCGGTCGAGCAGCTGATCGATGACCTGGCGCTCGACAACCCGGTGCTGTGCGGCAATTCGCTGGGCGGTCTGGTGGCCATCGACATTTGCATCAAGCAGCCTGATTTGCCGCGGGGCTTGGTGTTGGCCGGCAGTGCGGGGCTGTTTGAACGCAGCCCGATTCGTGGTTTGCGTGCCAAACCCTCGAAGAGCTTTGTGCGGAGCACGATCGCGGGCATATTGTACGATGATTCCAAGGTTTCCGAACCGCTGGTGGATCATTGGCACGGCATGTTGACCGATCGCGACTATGTGCGGTTTCTGTTGCGGGTTTCGCGGGCGACTCGAGATCGCTGTGTGGAAGACGAACTGAGTCAGTTGCAGTTGCCGACGATGATCATCTGGGGACGCGAAGACGAAATTACGCCGCCGGCCACCGGGGAAGAGTTCCAGCGTCGGATCGCAGGTTCGCGGTTGTCCTTTATTGAGAACTGCGGACACGCTCCCAACTGGGAACGACCCGAGGAGTTTGCTCAGCTGTTGGACGCGTTTTTGCCGGAGTGTTTTGCGGCCGTATGA
- a CDS encoding Na+/H+ antiporter NhaC family protein yields MVAIILAIVTRRVIASLGLAVVVGAALLAWKLPLAADEPQRSGIVRGAQFLWHHIYQSLFDADHISVLQFSLLLGAMIGVLEASRSMQALMRQLAARASGRRGGQTLVAGLGLGIFFDDYANTLLLGGTMRSVCDTLRISRAKLAYLVDSTAAPVAGLALVSTWVATEVSLIGEGLPPDSSVTAFELFVQSIAYRFYPIFALLLVFIIARSGRDFGPMLRAERAALEQPGATAGNSAAPNNSASPDKSAASDKSAAEDDAGLWVWFAALLPVVVCVATVAGVLVSTGLEAVADQPGERPTGLQGWGEILGNADSYQALTTAGKVGLLTALVMGFLSHPQLATLRTLLWGVVRGAWQIMPAMLVLWLAWALSSMTAEDQLNTGGYLGEVLSDRLPGVLLPTLVFLVASLVAFSTGTSWGTMALLTPLAVQLGLQMAVADSQASLLAATTGSVLAGAIFGDHCSPISDTTVLSSRACGCDHVEHVRTQMPYAALAAAVAILLGTLPAAWGLSPWLSIVAGAVVLYASVRVLGRRVEEPSR; encoded by the coding sequence ATGGTCGCCATTATACTGGCCATTGTGACCCGTCGTGTGATCGCCTCGTTGGGCTTGGCGGTGGTGGTGGGAGCCGCGTTGTTGGCCTGGAAACTGCCGCTGGCCGCCGACGAACCGCAGCGCAGCGGCATCGTCCGCGGAGCCCAATTTCTGTGGCACCACATCTATCAATCGCTGTTCGATGCCGACCACATCAGCGTGCTGCAGTTCAGCCTGTTGTTAGGAGCCATGATCGGGGTGCTGGAGGCCAGTCGCTCGATGCAGGCTTTGATGCGGCAGTTGGCCGCTCGCGCTTCCGGCCGACGAGGCGGGCAAACGCTGGTCGCCGGCTTGGGGCTGGGAATTTTTTTCGACGACTACGCCAACACCCTGTTGCTCGGCGGCACGATGCGGAGCGTCTGTGATACGCTGCGAATCTCGCGTGCGAAGTTGGCTTATCTGGTCGATTCGACCGCCGCGCCGGTGGCCGGGTTGGCATTGGTCAGTACTTGGGTGGCGACCGAGGTGAGTTTGATCGGCGAAGGGCTGCCGCCGGATTCGAGTGTCACCGCGTTCGAATTATTTGTGCAATCGATCGCCTATCGGTTCTATCCCATCTTTGCTTTGCTGCTGGTGTTTATTATCGCTCGCAGCGGGCGGGATTTCGGGCCCATGTTGCGAGCCGAACGCGCGGCTTTGGAACAGCCCGGCGCAACCGCCGGCAACTCAGCCGCCCCCAACAACTCAGCCAGCCCCGACAAATCAGCCGCCTCCGACAAATCTGCCGCCGAGGACGATGCTGGTTTGTGGGTCTGGTTCGCCGCTTTGTTGCCGGTCGTGGTGTGCGTGGCCACCGTCGCCGGGGTGTTGGTGTCGACGGGGCTGGAAGCGGTGGCCGACCAACCCGGCGAGCGACCGACGGGGCTGCAGGGTTGGGGCGAGATCCTGGGCAACGCTGATTCTTATCAGGCGTTAACCACGGCGGGAAAAGTCGGTTTGCTGACGGCTCTGGTGATGGGCTTTCTGTCGCACCCGCAGCTTGCCACGTTGCGAACTTTGTTGTGGGGCGTCGTGCGTGGGGCTTGGCAGATCATGCCGGCCATGTTGGTGCTGTGGTTGGCCTGGGCCCTGTCCTCGATGACGGCCGAAGATCAATTGAATACCGGCGGCTACCTGGGCGAAGTGCTGAGCGATCGTTTGCCGGGGGTACTGTTGCCGACGTTGGTTTTCTTGGTCGCTTCCCTGGTGGCGTTTTCAACCGGAACCAGCTGGGGCACGATGGCCCTGCTGACCCCGTTGGCTGTGCAACTGGGCTTGCAGATGGCAGTGGCGGATTCCCAGGCGAGTCTGCTTGCGGCCACCACCGGTAGCGTGTTGGCCGGAGCTATTTTCGGGGACCATTGTTCGCCGATTTCCGATACCACAGTGCTGTCCAGTCGGGCTTGCGGTTGTGACCACGTGGAGCATGTGCGAACGCAAATGCCTTATGCGGCGCTGGCCGCCGCGGTGGCGATTCTATTGGGGACGTTGCCGGCGGCGTGGGGCCTGTCGCCCTGGCTCAGTATCGTGGCAGGCGCCGTGGTGTTGTACGCCAGCGTGCGAGTGCTGGGCCGCCGGGTTGAGGAACCAAGTCGATGA
- a CDS encoding CD225/dispanin family protein has protein sequence MSQSPPSNPYQTTGAAPAGPVGTKPNNYLVQSILVTLCCCLPLGIVAIIFAAQVDSKWNSGDHAGAVAASENAKKWSMIALVLGIIANIGVVILQVVAGVAAQQQGGGF, from the coding sequence ATGTCTCAATCTCCCCCCTCCAATCCCTATCAGACCACCGGCGCCGCCCCCGCAGGTCCCGTTGGCACCAAGCCCAATAATTATCTGGTGCAGTCGATCCTGGTGACGCTGTGTTGCTGTTTGCCGCTGGGCATCGTGGCGATCATCTTTGCCGCTCAAGTCGATTCCAAGTGGAACTCCGGAGATCACGCGGGAGCGGTCGCGGCGTCGGAAAACGCCAAGAAGTGGAGCATGATCGCGTTGGTTCTAGGGATCATCGCCAATATCGGAGTGGTCATCCTGCAAGTCGTGGCAGGCGTCGCGGCGCAGCAACAGGGGGGTGGGTTCTGA
- a CDS encoding DUF2752 domain-containing protein — protein sequence MLLLSRYEPTADSWYPKCMLHQWTGIHCPGCGATRACRALVQGDLWAAIRFNPLLIVGGPIIAASLWWQRRRERRGGPYAPWLSWTLCIVVIAFFILRNLPTPGSSPLAP from the coding sequence GTGTTGTTATTATCGCGCTACGAGCCCACGGCCGATTCGTGGTACCCCAAGTGCATGCTGCATCAATGGACGGGCATCCATTGCCCCGGATGTGGCGCCACGCGGGCCTGCCGCGCGTTGGTTCAAGGCGATCTATGGGCGGCCATACGCTTCAACCCGTTGTTGATCGTGGGCGGCCCGATAATCGCGGCCAGTTTGTGGTGGCAACGGCGGCGGGAACGTCGCGGCGGCCCCTATGCTCCGTGGTTATCCTGGACGCTGTGCATCGTGGTGATCGCCTTCTTCATCCTCCGCAACCTACCCACCCCGGGCAGCAGCCCCCTGGCGCCGTAA